The DNA sequence ctctctctctctctccctctcccccccctctccagGTAAAAGATGTCCTATAACTCCTCGTCTCGCAGCTCTTCCCGCTCCTCGGACTGCAAGGTCTATGTGGGTGACCTGGGGAACGGGGCAGCGAAGGGGGAGCTGGAGAGAGCCTTCAGCTACTACGGGCCGCTGCGAACGGTGTGGGTGGCGAGGAACCCCCCCGGCTTCGCTTTCGTGGAGTACGAGGACCCGCGGGACGCAGAGGACGCTGTCAAGGGCATGGACGGGAAGTGAGTGTGGGGGGCTTGCAACATGCGTTTCTGTAGCGCCTTTCAGCACGAGGATCCCAAATCGCTTCTCACACAGACATTTAGTtcttaaatgtgttttacaaagtggggacctCCCTACAACGTTTTATTTTCTCTAATTTTGTCCCCACatttgatagtaatacctgcccacacacacagaaCAATTAAACTGTATCTTTAATTCTAAGATTTGAAAAACGTGCAATAAAAGCGGACTAGAAAAATaacctgttttaaaacaaatgtagtaAGATTGGAATTAAAGACTAACCCATTCACCTGTCCTCCCGTTTCCCAGGGTGCTGTGCGGCTCTCGGATCCGCGTGGAGCTCTCCACCGGCATGTCCCGGAAGACCCGGTACGGGCGGCCCAGCCGGCGCCACTTCGACCCGAATGACCGGTGCTATCAGTGCGGGGAGCGCGGCCACTACGCCTATGACTGCTACAGATACAACAACAAGAGAGGGGGCCGGCGCAGCAGGTACTGAGAGAGGAGGGGGGCTTCAGCACTGGGGCAGTGTGGATGAGATCTcggggaggggcgaagacgactCCCAACGCACAGtggcttgatccattcctggtttcactaggagtttaataataagacacacctgagcttgttacctag is a window from the Acipenser ruthenus unplaced genomic scaffold, fAciRut3.2 maternal haplotype, whole genome shotgun sequence genome containing:
- the LOC117418843 gene encoding serine/arginine-rich splicing factor 7-like isoform X1; amino-acid sequence: MSYNSSSRSSSRSSDCKVYVGDLGNGAAKGELERAFSYYGPLRTVWVARNPPGFAFVEYEDPRDAEDAVKGMDGKVLCGSRIRVELSTGMSRKTRYGRPSRRHFDPNDRCYQCGERGHYAYDCYRYNNKRGGRRSRSHSRSRSRSRSRSRGRRNNRSRSRSNDRRYRSPSYSKRRSRSGSPGRSKSRSPIRSRSRSRSARSVSRSRARSVSRSRARSPSRSRSRSRSRSRTPRRSPSPKRASRSRSPSQKKSPSPIVAE
- the LOC117418843 gene encoding serine/arginine-rich splicing factor 7-like isoform X3: MSYNSSSRSSSRSSDCKVYVGDLGNGAAKGELERAFSYYGPLRTVWVARNPPGFAFVEYEDPRDAEDAVKGMDGKVLCGSRIRVELSTGMSRKTRYGRPSRRHFDPNDRCYQCGERGHYAYDCYRYNNKRGGRRSRSHSRSRSRSRSRSRGRRNNRSRSRSNDRSGSPGRSKSRSPIRSRSRSRSARSVSRSRARSVSRSRARSPSRSRSRSRSRSRTPRRSPSPKRASRSRSPSQKKSPSPIVAE
- the LOC117418843 gene encoding serine/arginine-rich splicing factor 7-like isoform X2, with translation MSYNSSSRSSSRSSDCKVYVGDLGNGAAKGELERAFSYYGPLRTVWVARNPPGFAFVEYEDPRDAEDAVKGMDGKVLCGSRIRVELSTGMSRKTRYGRPSRRHFDPNDRCYQCGERGHYAYDCYRYNNKRGGRRSRSHSRSRSRSRSRSRGRRNNRSRSRSNDRYRSPSYSKRRSRSGSPGRSKSRSPIRSRSRSRSARSVSRSRARSVSRSRARSPSRSRSRSRSRSRTPRRSPSPKRASRSRSPSQKKSPSPIVAE